One Streptomyces sp. V4I8 genomic window carries:
- a CDS encoding SfnB family sulfur acquisition oxidoreductase, with translation MNAVTVLAGDAEALGVAAELAADFRKDAAERDARRRLPHAELERLSASGLLGVTVPAELGGADVRTETLAEIFRLLASADASLAQIPQSHFVYVNVLRRQGTREQQEFFFGEVLAGKRFGNAQSEAGTSHVQDIRTRLRRRPDGSYVLDGVKHYSTGALFADWIPVLARADDDHLHVAYVPRDAPGVTVVDDWDGMGQRTTASGTVRLESVPVPADRVVPHHLTFLGPQLHGAVAQLLHAAIDAGIASGGLAEAVEFVRTKSRPWFESVDAGHATAAEDPLLIQRFGELAIRVRAADALLATAARSVDAARADLTDDSAAEASIAVAAAKVTAAEAAVEVGSALFEVSGTRSALDSLGLHRHWRDARTHTLHDPARWKVQHIGRHVLNGTRPPRHGLL, from the coding sequence ATGAACGCCGTGACCGTGCTCGCCGGCGACGCCGAGGCCCTCGGCGTCGCCGCCGAACTGGCCGCGGACTTCCGCAAGGACGCCGCCGAGCGGGACGCCCGGCGGCGGCTTCCGCACGCGGAACTGGAGCGGCTGTCCGCCTCCGGGCTGCTCGGGGTGACGGTGCCCGCGGAGTTGGGCGGCGCCGACGTCCGCACGGAGACCCTCGCCGAGATCTTCCGGCTGCTGGCCTCGGCCGACGCCAGCCTCGCCCAGATCCCGCAGAGCCACTTCGTGTACGTCAACGTGCTGCGCCGGCAGGGGACGCGGGAGCAGCAGGAGTTCTTCTTCGGCGAGGTGCTGGCGGGGAAGCGGTTCGGCAACGCCCAGTCGGAGGCCGGAACCAGCCATGTGCAGGACATCCGGACGCGGCTCAGGCGGCGCCCGGACGGGTCGTACGTCCTCGACGGCGTCAAGCACTACTCCACCGGCGCCCTGTTCGCCGACTGGATCCCCGTCCTCGCCCGCGCCGACGACGACCACCTGCACGTGGCGTACGTACCGCGGGACGCGCCCGGCGTCACGGTCGTGGACGACTGGGACGGCATGGGGCAGCGCACCACCGCCAGCGGAACCGTCCGCCTGGAGTCGGTACCCGTGCCCGCCGACCGTGTGGTGCCGCACCACCTCACCTTCCTGGGGCCCCAACTCCACGGTGCTGTGGCCCAGTTGCTGCACGCCGCCATCGACGCGGGGATCGCCTCCGGCGGCCTGGCCGAGGCCGTGGAGTTCGTCCGGACGAAGAGCCGTCCCTGGTTCGAGAGCGTCGACGCCGGACACGCCACCGCCGCCGAGGACCCCCTGCTGATCCAGCGGTTCGGGGAACTGGCGATCCGCGTACGGGCCGCCGACGCGCTGCTCGCCACCGCGGCGCGCTCCGTGGACGCGGCCCGCGCCGACCTGACCGACGACTCCGCCGCCGAGGCCTCGATCGCGGTGGCCGCCGCGAAGGTGACGGCGGCGGAGGCGGCCGTGGAGGTCGGCAGCGCCCTCTTCGAGGTCTCCGGCACCCGGTCGGCGCTCGACTCCCTGGGCCTGCACCGCCACTGGCGCGACGCCCGCACCCACACCCTGCACGACCCGGCCCGCTGGAAGGTCCAGCACATCGGCCGCCATGTGCTCAACGGCACCAGGCCGCCCCGGCACGGACTGCTGTGA
- a CDS encoding LLM class flavin-dependent oxidoreductase, translating to MSLTFHWFLPTNGDSRHVVGGGHGTPATVSGRDRPPTVAYLSQIARAAEDLGFVGALTPTGAWCEDAWLTTAMVSQNTERLKFLVAFRPGFVSPTLAAQMASTFQRQTGGRLLLNVVTGGESHEQRAYGDFLDKDDRYRRTGEFLQIVRGLWEGKTVDLVGEHLQVEDAKLARVPDPVPEVYFGGSSPIAGEIAARHVDVYLTWGEPPAAVAEKIAWIRALAEREGRSVRFGIRLHVITRDTSEQAWAEARRLLAGFDTETVRAVQAGLARSESEGQQRMLALHGGSSDELEIHPNLWAGIGLVRGGAGTALVGSHEEVAERIAEYHRLGIDEFVLSGYPHLEEAYWFGEGVLPRLEAQGLWNHPFRSAAAAQSEAQVPFVERESAKATHIP from the coding sequence GTGTCCCTCACGTTCCACTGGTTCCTGCCCACCAACGGCGACAGCCGCCACGTCGTCGGCGGCGGCCACGGCACGCCCGCCACGGTGTCCGGCCGTGACCGGCCCCCGACGGTCGCCTACCTCAGCCAGATCGCCCGCGCCGCCGAGGACCTGGGATTCGTCGGCGCGCTGACCCCGACCGGCGCCTGGTGCGAGGACGCCTGGCTGACCACCGCGATGGTCAGCCAGAACACCGAGCGCCTGAAGTTCCTGGTCGCCTTCCGGCCCGGCTTCGTCTCGCCGACCCTCGCCGCGCAGATGGCGTCCACCTTCCAGCGGCAGACCGGCGGACGGCTCCTGCTGAACGTGGTGACGGGCGGGGAGAGCCACGAGCAGCGCGCCTACGGCGACTTCCTCGACAAGGACGACCGGTATCGCCGTACCGGTGAATTCCTGCAGATCGTACGGGGGTTGTGGGAGGGCAAGACCGTCGACCTGGTCGGCGAGCACCTCCAGGTCGAGGACGCGAAGCTGGCCCGCGTGCCCGACCCGGTCCCGGAGGTCTACTTCGGCGGCTCGTCACCCATCGCCGGGGAGATCGCCGCCCGGCATGTCGACGTCTACCTCACGTGGGGTGAGCCGCCGGCCGCCGTCGCCGAGAAGATCGCCTGGATCCGGGCGCTGGCCGAGAGGGAGGGCCGCAGCGTCCGCTTCGGCATCCGGCTGCACGTCATCACCCGGGACACGAGCGAGCAGGCGTGGGCGGAGGCGCGGCGGCTGCTGGCCGGCTTCGACACGGAGACCGTACGGGCCGTACAGGCCGGGCTCGCCCGCAGCGAGTCCGAGGGGCAGCAGCGCATGCTCGCCCTGCACGGCGGCAGCAGCGACGAGCTGGAGATCCACCCGAACCTGTGGGCCGGCATCGGCCTCGTCCGCGGTGGCGCGGGCACGGCGCTGGTCGGCAGTCACGAGGAGGTCGCCGAGCGGATCGCCGAGTACCACCGGCTGGGCATCGACGAGTTCGTGCTGTCGGGCTACCCGCACCTGGAGGAGGCGTACTGGTTCGGCGAGGGCGTGCTGCCGCGGCTGGAGGCGCAGGGGCTGTGGAACCATCCGTTCCGCAGCGCGGCGGCCGCACAGTCCGAGGCTCAGGTGCCCTTCGTGGAGCGGGAATCGGCCAAGGCGACGCATATTCCCTAG
- a CDS encoding acyl-CoA dehydrogenase family protein produces MTSAPPADEATEAGARPADWLHTARELADDLATDAVEREQAGKPPLDEVARLREAGLLTLLVPAAHGGGGADWPTAYAVVRTIAAADGAIGHLLGSHYFLSYGVRFFAGPDRAARIERASATGEWYWGGGIASQEPPLMLTPTTDGFLLDGHQRYGSGVGVADRLVVRAAVPGTGEPLAVLVDTAHPGLVSGSGGDTFGQRLAAAGGVGFDSVPVAADDVLGSLSADDGALSPFAGLAAPTARLVSAHFCLGVAEGLLGEVREHGRAAQSAWQPFSPQPWPGSPPQDPYILTAYGELAVAARAASALADQAVAALTRGLARGEDLDDEECAEIAVLASAAEAAASRAAQEITTHALDAVGVPAAFARHGLDRFWRDTRTHTLREPVAHRLREVGDYFLNGAHPPFSLPA; encoded by the coding sequence ATGACAAGCGCACCACCGGCCGACGAGGCGACCGAAGCCGGAGCCCGGCCGGCCGACTGGCTGCACACGGCCCGTGAGCTGGCCGACGACCTCGCCACCGACGCGGTCGAGCGCGAGCAGGCCGGCAAGCCGCCCCTCGACGAGGTCGCGCGGCTGCGCGAAGCGGGCCTGCTCACCCTGCTCGTGCCGGCCGCGCACGGCGGCGGGGGCGCGGACTGGCCCACCGCCTACGCGGTCGTGCGGACCATCGCCGCCGCCGACGGGGCCATCGGCCATCTCCTCGGCAGCCACTACTTCCTGTCCTACGGCGTCCGGTTCTTCGCCGGCCCCGACCGTGCCGCACGCATCGAGCGGGCGTCCGCGACGGGGGAGTGGTACTGGGGAGGCGGCATCGCCTCGCAGGAACCGCCGCTCATGCTGACCCCCACGACGGACGGCTTTCTCCTGGACGGCCATCAGCGGTACGGCTCCGGAGTCGGGGTCGCCGACCGGCTGGTGGTCCGCGCCGCCGTGCCCGGCACCGGAGAGCCCCTCGCCGTCCTCGTCGACACCGCCCACCCGGGCCTGGTGAGCGGCAGCGGCGGCGACACCTTCGGGCAGCGGCTGGCGGCCGCCGGCGGTGTGGGGTTCGACTCCGTGCCGGTCGCGGCCGACGACGTGCTCGGCTCGCTCTCCGCGGACGACGGCGCCCTGTCGCCCTTCGCCGGGCTCGCCGCGCCGACCGCCCGGCTGGTCTCCGCCCACTTCTGTCTCGGCGTCGCCGAGGGGCTGCTCGGCGAGGTCCGCGAGCACGGAAGGGCGGCGCAGTCCGCCTGGCAGCCCTTCTCCCCCCAGCCCTGGCCGGGCAGCCCGCCGCAGGACCCGTACATCCTGACCGCGTACGGCGAACTCGCCGTCGCCGCGCGGGCCGCGTCCGCGCTCGCCGACCAGGCGGTGGCGGCCCTGACGCGCGGCCTCGCACGGGGCGAGGACCTCGACGACGAGGAGTGCGCGGAGATCGCCGTCCTCGCGAGTGCGGCCGAGGCTGCCGCCTCCCGGGCCGCGCAGGAGATCACCACGCACGCCCTGGACGCCGTAGGTGTGCCCGCGGCCTTCGCCCGGCACGGCCTGGACCGCTTCTGGCGCGACACCCGCACGCACACGCTGCGTGAGCCCGTCGCCCACCGACTGCGCGAGGTGGGGGACTACTTCCTCAACGGCGCGCACCCTCCGTTCAGCCTCCCCGCCTGA
- a CDS encoding Rrf2 family transcriptional regulator, with protein MRISARADYAVRAALELAAAGEDTSLKAEAIAEAQGIPHKFLEGILGDLRRGGLVVSQRGGKGGYRLARPADSIPIADVIRVADGPLVSVRGVRPPDLSYIGPAESLLPLWIAVRANVRKILGEVTLAHVAAAKLPDDVLSLADDPDAWTNP; from the coding sequence ATGCGGATTTCGGCGAGGGCGGACTATGCGGTGCGGGCGGCGTTGGAGCTGGCCGCGGCAGGGGAGGACACCTCGCTCAAGGCCGAAGCGATCGCCGAGGCGCAGGGCATCCCGCACAAGTTCCTGGAGGGCATCCTTGGCGATCTGCGCCGGGGCGGCCTCGTGGTCAGCCAGCGCGGCGGCAAGGGCGGCTACCGGCTCGCCCGCCCGGCCGACTCGATCCCCATCGCGGACGTGATCCGGGTGGCGGACGGCCCCCTGGTGTCGGTGCGCGGCGTGCGCCCGCCCGACCTCTCCTACATCGGTCCCGCGGAGTCCCTGCTGCCCCTGTGGATCGCCGTGCGCGCCAACGTCCGCAAGATCCTCGGCGAGGTCACCCTGGCCCATGTCGCCGCGGCCAAGCTCCCCGACGACGTGCTGAGCCTCGCGGACGACCCCGACGCGTGGACGAATCCCTGA
- a CDS encoding class I SAM-dependent methyltransferase → MIDDDGYFGESIAAGYDESAADMFRADVVGPAVDVLAELAGDGPALELGVGTGRIALPLAGRGVPVHGVDLSRAMVDRLRAKPGGDAVEVTVGDFATTRVAGEFAVAYLVFNTIGNLTTQDAQVDCFRNAAAHLRPGGCFVVEVGVPDLRRLPPGQNAVPFHISDTRWAFDTYDIATQAMSSNYVTITDGRAEHRSIPFRYVWPAELDLMARLAGLRLRDRWEDWTREPFTSESGKHVSVWEKPAA, encoded by the coding sequence GTGATCGATGACGACGGCTACTTCGGAGAGAGCATCGCGGCCGGCTACGACGAGTCGGCGGCGGACATGTTCCGTGCCGATGTGGTCGGCCCCGCGGTGGACGTACTGGCCGAACTCGCCGGGGACGGCCCGGCGCTCGAACTCGGTGTCGGGACCGGCCGGATCGCCTTGCCGCTGGCCGGCCGCGGGGTCCCGGTGCACGGTGTCGACCTGTCCCGCGCCATGGTGGACCGGCTGCGGGCCAAGCCCGGCGGCGACGCCGTCGAGGTGACGGTCGGGGACTTCGCGACGACGCGGGTGGCGGGCGAGTTCGCGGTCGCCTACCTCGTCTTCAACACGATCGGCAATCTGACGACCCAGGACGCCCAGGTGGACTGCTTCCGCAACGCGGCCGCCCATCTGCGGCCCGGCGGATGCTTCGTCGTCGAGGTGGGCGTACCCGACCTGCGTCGGCTGCCGCCCGGGCAGAACGCCGTACCGTTCCACATCAGCGACACGCGCTGGGCGTTCGACACCTATGACATCGCCACCCAGGCGATGAGCTCCAACTACGTCACCATCACCGACGGCCGCGCGGAGCACCGGTCCATCCCCTTCCGGTACGTCTGGCCGGCCGAACTGGACCTGATGGCCCGGCTCGCCGGCCTCCGTCTGCGCGATCGCTGGGAGGACTGGACGCGCGAGCCGTTCACGAGTGAGAGCGGCAAGCACGTGTCGGTGTGGGAGAAGCCGGCCGCCTGA
- a CDS encoding putative leader peptide codes for MPLLTSRRHVDLLRVSSAISPLS; via the coding sequence ATGCCCCTCCTCACCTCCCGCCGTCACGTCGACCTTCTCCGCGTCTCCAGCGCGATCAGTCCCCTGAGCTGA
- a CDS encoding glutathione S-transferase C-terminal domain-containing protein has translation MSVTPSAAHPSTRTAPAFRGRIGRDARSGHYAVPRRYRLHLSTACPDGLRIAVAHSLLGIDDSCPAIFLPALPDCPDGGHAVLRPLYDASAHRYTGPALAPVLSDDWSGRIVSTHAPDITRDLARRFGGGRLELYPCGAESEIEAVEQLCAQGIEAAAQSAGAVDAEGAERAERDEGLETLLRSLGALDRWLDGRAYMIQDQITAADVELWVTLVQLDTVHRHHLDAAAVHRVAAHPALWAYARRLAAHPAFGRHLELDAIARRHQARCRGLEAAGAAVQILDWAAHAAAGTGTPQVDRT, from the coding sequence ATGTCCGTCACACCGTCGGCCGCCCACCCGTCCACGCGGACCGCCCCGGCCTTCCGCGGCCGGATCGGCCGGGACGCCCGCAGCGGCCACTACGCCGTGCCGCGCCGCTACCGCCTCCATCTGTCGACCGCCTGCCCGGACGGCCTGCGCATCGCCGTGGCCCACAGCCTGCTGGGCATCGACGACAGCTGTCCGGCGATCTTCCTGCCCGCGCTCCCCGACTGCCCCGACGGCGGACACGCCGTGCTGCGTCCGCTGTACGACGCCAGCGCCCACCGGTACACCGGACCGGCCCTCGCGCCGGTCCTCAGCGACGACTGGTCCGGGCGCATCGTGAGTACGCACGCACCCGACATCACCCGCGACCTCGCCCGGCGCTTCGGCGGCGGCCGGCTGGAGCTGTACCCGTGCGGCGCGGAGTCGGAGATCGAGGCCGTCGAGCAGTTGTGCGCCCAGGGCATCGAGGCGGCCGCGCAGAGTGCGGGGGCGGTCGACGCCGAGGGGGCGGAGCGGGCCGAGCGGGACGAGGGGCTGGAGACGCTGCTGCGTTCGCTCGGCGCGCTGGATCGCTGGCTGGACGGGCGTGCGTACATGATCCAGGATCAGATCACCGCTGCCGACGTCGAGTTGTGGGTGACCCTGGTCCAGCTCGACACCGTCCACCGGCACCACCTGGACGCCGCCGCGGTGCACCGCGTCGCCGCCCACCCGGCCCTGTGGGCCTACGCCCGCCGACTGGCCGCGCACCCCGCCTTCGGCAGGCACCTGGAGCTCGACGCCATCGCCCGCCGCCACCAGGCCCGTTGCCGGGGCCTGGAAGCCGCCGGAGCAGCCGTCCAGATCCTGGACTGGGCGGCCCACGCGGCGGCCGGGACCGGCACCCCACAGGTGGACCGGACCTGA
- a CDS encoding putative leader peptide: MRRRSARGDGLKGADVTHVFHAAHLYSRPHIDLQRVAGALCRT, from the coding sequence GTGAGGCGCCGAAGCGCGCGAGGCGACGGACTGAAGGGGGCGGACGTGACCCACGTGTTCCACGCCGCCCACCTCTACTCCCGGCCCCACATCGACCTCCAGCGCGTGGCCGGCGCGCTCTGTCGCACCTGA
- a CDS encoding LLM class flavin-dependent oxidoreductase, producing the protein MSSTPSSSLHLAVALDGTGWHPASWREPAARPRELFTAAYWADLVTEAERGLLDFVTIEDGLGPQSSHFLDADERTDQVRGRLDAVLIASRVAPLTRHIGLVPTVVSTHTEPFHISKAIATLDYVSNGRAGLRVQITARPNEADHFGRRTIPRIDAYDSPAAREVVTDLFDEAADHVEVVRRLWDSWEDDAEIRDAATGRFIDRDKLHYIDFEGRHFSVKGPSITPRPPQGQPIVSALAHDTVPYRLVARAADVGYVTPYDVDEARALVARIRAEQNAAGRAAEPLHVFGDLVVFLDDDPAAATARRERLDALAGQPYTSDALIFTGTAPQLADLLQDLHGAGLSGFRLRPAVAGHDLPAITRGLVPELQRRGVYRRAYEAGTLRGLLGLARPANRYAATATA; encoded by the coding sequence GTGTCCTCGACTCCCTCCTCCTCCCTGCACCTCGCCGTCGCCCTGGACGGCACCGGCTGGCATCCCGCCTCCTGGCGCGAGCCGGCGGCCCGGCCCCGGGAACTGTTCACCGCCGCGTACTGGGCCGACCTGGTCACCGAGGCCGAGCGCGGACTGCTCGACTTCGTGACCATCGAGGACGGCCTCGGCCCGCAGTCCTCCCACTTCCTGGACGCCGACGAACGCACCGACCAGGTACGCGGCCGCCTCGACGCCGTCCTCATCGCCTCCCGTGTCGCCCCGTTGACCCGGCACATAGGTCTGGTGCCGACAGTGGTGTCCACCCACACGGAGCCGTTCCACATATCCAAGGCGATCGCCACCCTGGACTATGTGAGCAACGGCCGGGCCGGTCTGCGCGTACAGATCACCGCGCGCCCGAACGAGGCCGACCACTTCGGCCGTCGCACGATCCCGCGCATCGACGCCTACGACAGCCCGGCCGCCCGCGAGGTGGTGACCGACCTCTTCGACGAGGCCGCCGACCACGTCGAGGTGGTGCGCCGCCTCTGGGACAGCTGGGAGGACGACGCCGAGATCCGGGACGCCGCCACCGGCCGCTTCATCGACCGCGACAAGCTGCACTACATCGACTTCGAGGGCCGGCACTTCAGCGTCAAGGGCCCCTCGATCACCCCCCGCCCACCGCAGGGCCAGCCGATCGTCAGCGCCCTCGCCCATGACACCGTTCCGTACCGGCTCGTGGCCCGCGCCGCCGACGTCGGCTATGTCACCCCGTACGACGTCGACGAGGCGCGTGCCCTCGTCGCCCGGATCCGCGCCGAGCAGAACGCGGCCGGGAGGGCGGCCGAGCCCCTGCACGTCTTCGGCGATCTGGTGGTCTTCCTCGACGACGACCCGGCCGCCGCGACGGCACGCCGGGAACGGCTCGACGCGCTCGCGGGACAGCCGTACACGAGTGATGCGCTGATCTTCACCGGCACCGCTCCACAACTGGCCGATCTTCTGCAGGACTTGCACGGCGCCGGGCTGTCCGGCTTCCGGCTGCGCCCGGCGGTCGCCGGCCACGACCTCCCGGCGATCACCCGGGGTCTGGTTCCCGAACTCCAGCGCCGTGGCGTCTACCGCCGCGCCTACGAGGCCGGCACCCTGCGCGGCCTGCTGGGCCTGGCCCGCCCCGCCAACCGCTACGCCGCCACGGCCACCGCCTGA
- a CDS encoding NtaA/DmoA family FMN-dependent monooxygenase (This protein belongs to a clade of FMN-dependent monooxygenases, within a broader family of flavin-dependent oxidoreductases, the luciferase-like monooxygenase (LMM) family, some of whose members use coenzyme F420 rather than FMN.) produces MSKPLKQIHLAAHFPGVNNTTVWSDPKAGSHIEFSSFVHFARTAERAKFDFLFLAEGLRLREQGGQIYDLDVVGRPDTFTVLAALAAVTEHLGLTGTINSTFNEPYEVARQFASLDHLSGGRSAWNVVTSWDAFTGENFRRGGFLPQEERYSRAKEFLATAHELFDSWHGDEILADRETGTFLRDAKAGAFVHTGQHFDIHGQFNVPRSPQGRPVIFQAGDSEEGREFAASSADAIFSRYAALEAGRAFYQDVKSRLAKYGRGHDQLLILPAASFVLGDTDDEAQELAKEVRRAQVSGATALKHLEFVWNRDLSAYDPEGPLPDVDPVVSEEHISRGRAQVRMYRDPLATAREWRELAAANKWSIRDLVIETGNRQNFIGSPATVARTINDFVQADASDGFILVPHITPGGLDVFADQVVPLLQEQGVFRTEYEGRTLRDHLGLAHPDQIGDDRRAAS; encoded by the coding sequence ATGAGCAAGCCCCTGAAGCAGATCCACCTGGCCGCGCACTTCCCCGGCGTCAACAACACCACCGTGTGGAGCGACCCGAAGGCCGGGAGCCACATCGAGTTCAGCTCCTTCGTCCACTTCGCGCGGACCGCCGAACGCGCCAAGTTCGACTTCCTGTTCCTCGCCGAGGGCCTGAGGCTCCGCGAACAGGGCGGGCAGATCTACGACCTCGACGTCGTCGGCCGCCCCGACACCTTCACGGTGCTGGCCGCGCTCGCCGCCGTCACCGAGCACCTCGGACTGACCGGCACCATCAACTCCACCTTCAACGAGCCCTACGAGGTCGCCCGCCAGTTCGCCAGCCTGGACCACCTCTCCGGCGGCCGCTCCGCCTGGAACGTCGTCACCTCCTGGGACGCCTTCACCGGCGAGAACTTCCGCCGCGGCGGCTTCCTGCCGCAGGAGGAGCGCTACTCCCGCGCCAAGGAGTTCCTCGCCACGGCGCACGAACTCTTCGACTCCTGGCACGGCGACGAGATCCTCGCCGACCGGGAGACCGGCACGTTCCTGCGGGACGCCAAGGCCGGCGCCTTCGTCCACACCGGGCAGCACTTCGACATCCACGGGCAGTTCAACGTCCCGCGCTCACCACAGGGCCGTCCCGTCATCTTCCAGGCCGGCGACTCCGAGGAGGGCCGTGAGTTCGCCGCCTCGTCCGCCGACGCGATCTTCAGCCGGTACGCCGCCCTGGAGGCGGGCCGGGCCTTCTACCAGGACGTCAAGAGCCGCCTCGCCAAGTACGGCCGCGGGCATGACCAGTTGCTCATCCTGCCCGCCGCGAGCTTCGTCCTCGGCGACACCGACGACGAGGCCCAGGAGCTGGCCAAGGAGGTGCGCCGCGCGCAGGTCAGCGGTGCCACCGCCCTCAAGCACCTGGAGTTCGTCTGGAACCGGGACCTGTCCGCGTACGACCCCGAGGGCCCGCTGCCCGACGTCGACCCGGTGGTGAGCGAGGAGCACATCTCCCGCGGCCGCGCCCAGGTGCGCATGTACCGCGACCCGCTGGCCACCGCCCGTGAATGGCGCGAGCTCGCGGCCGCCAACAAGTGGTCCATCCGCGACCTCGTCATCGAGACCGGCAACCGCCAGAACTTCATCGGCTCCCCGGCGACCGTCGCGAGGACCATCAACGACTTCGTGCAGGCCGACGCGAGCGACGGCTTCATCCTCGTCCCGCACATCACCCCCGGCGGCCTCGACGTCTTCGCCGACCAGGTCGTCCCGCTGCTCCAGGAACAGGGCGTCTTCCGCACCGAGTACGAGGGCCGGACCCTGCGCGACCACCTGGGCCTGGCGCACCCCGACCAGATCGGCGACGACCGGCGGGCGGCGTCGTGA
- a CDS encoding M12 family metallopeptidase: MTARYCSLARQPVPAFAPGLAAERLSALIGGSRMWVNGTVLHYYFFDRDTDGSVIPDPGTGRVQHVSWVGGKEQRDVVRECFQEWQSLGIGLSCVEVGDRSEAELRIGFQVGDGSWSTVGKDALQVGLNERTMNFGWDLTAPGERGTALHEIGHALGMLHEHQSPFAGIHWDDEAVYTDLAGPPNYWSRDRTFFNILRKLDPNEVNGSVWDPRSIMEYPFSAGLILEPEQFRAGLNPPGVLSKADKEFVRRWYPPAETPGPRELVPFRSAPLRLGPAEQADFVVEPPETREYTVGTFGDSDTVVVVFEERDGEPRYVTAQDDGGTPHNATVRARLVKGRRYFVRVRLYANWGSGETAVMCW, from the coding sequence ATGACCGCACGCTACTGCTCCCTCGCGCGGCAGCCGGTTCCCGCCTTCGCGCCGGGACTGGCCGCCGAGCGGCTCAGTGCGCTCATCGGCGGGAGCCGGATGTGGGTCAACGGCACCGTGCTGCACTACTACTTCTTCGACCGGGACACCGACGGATCGGTGATCCCCGACCCGGGGACCGGCCGGGTCCAGCACGTGTCGTGGGTCGGCGGCAAGGAGCAGCGGGACGTCGTGCGCGAGTGCTTCCAGGAGTGGCAGAGCCTCGGCATCGGGCTGTCGTGCGTGGAGGTGGGCGACCGGTCGGAGGCCGAACTGCGCATCGGGTTCCAGGTCGGCGACGGCTCCTGGTCGACCGTGGGCAAGGACGCGCTCCAGGTCGGCCTGAACGAACGCACCATGAACTTCGGCTGGGACCTGACCGCGCCCGGGGAGCGCGGCACGGCGCTGCACGAGATCGGGCACGCGCTCGGCATGCTGCACGAGCACCAGAGCCCGTTCGCCGGCATCCACTGGGACGACGAGGCCGTGTACACCGATCTGGCGGGCCCGCCGAACTACTGGAGCCGGGACAGGACGTTCTTCAACATCCTGCGCAAGCTCGACCCGAACGAGGTCAACGGTTCCGTCTGGGACCCGCGCTCGATCATGGAGTATCCCTTCTCGGCCGGGCTGATCCTGGAGCCGGAGCAGTTCCGCGCCGGCCTCAACCCGCCGGGCGTGCTGTCCAAGGCTGACAAGGAGTTCGTCCGCCGCTGGTACCCGCCGGCCGAGACGCCGGGGCCGCGGGAGCTGGTGCCGTTCCGCTCGGCGCCGCTGCGGCTCGGCCCGGCCGAGCAGGCCGACTTCGTCGTCGAGCCGCCGGAGACCCGCGAGTACACGGTGGGCACCTTCGGCGACAGCGACACGGTCGTCGTGGTCTTCGAGGAACGGGACGGCGAACCCCGTTATGTCACCGCCCAGGACGACGGCGGTACCCCGCACAACGCCACCGTCAGGGCCCGTCTCGTCAAGGGCCGCCGCTATTTCGTCCGTGTGCGTCTCTACGCCAACTGGGGTTCGGGGGAGACCGCGGTCATGTGCTGGTGA